A section of the Saccharomyces paradoxus strain CBS432 chromosome XII sequence genome encodes:
- the AFG2 gene encoding AAA family ATPase AFG2 (ATPase of the CDC48/PAS1/SEC18 (AAA) family, forms a hexameric complex~similar to YLR397C): MAPKSSSSSSKRKSSATSNSADPKVAKFKLPVEFVTRPHPPKDHGKETCTAYIHPNVLSSLEINPGSFCTVGKVGENGVLVIARAGDEEVHPVNVITLSKTIRSVGNLILGDRLNLKRAQIQPPYATKVTIGSLQGCDILECIDEKVVQKLLNDSGILMPGMIFQNLRTNAGDESIDIIITDVSDDSLPDVGQLDLNLDEVYGGLDNQFYLSPPFIFRKGSTHITFSKQTQANRKYNLPEPISYAAVGGLGKEIESLKSAIEIPLHQPTLFSSFGVSPPRGILLHGPPGTGKTMLLRVVANTSNAHVLTINGPSIVSKYLGETESALRDIFNEARRYQPSIIFIDEIDSIAPNRANDDSGEVESRVVATLLTLMDGMSAAGRVVIIAATNRPNSVDPALRRPGRFDQEVEIGIPDVDARFDILTKQFSRMSSDRHVLDSEAIKYIASKTHGYVGADLTALCRESVMKTIQRGLGTNANVDKFSLKVTLKDVDSAMVEIRPSAMREIFLEMPKVYWSDIGGQEELKTKMKEMIQLPLEASETFARLGISAPKGVLLYGPPGCSKTLTAKALATESGINFLAVKGPEIFNKYVGESERAIREIFRKARSAAPSIIFFDEIDALSPDRDGSSTSAANHVLTSLLNEIDGVEELKGVVIVAATNRPDEIDAALLRPGRLDRHIYVGPPDINARLEILKKCTKKFNTEESGVDLHELADRTEGYSGAEVVLLCQEAGLAAIMDDLDVTKVELRHFEKAFKGIARGITPEMLSYYEEFALRSGSSS; the protein is encoded by the coding sequence atggctCCTAAATCCAGTTCATCcagttcaaaaagaaaatcgtCCGCAACCTCAAATAGTGCTGATCCAAAAGTAGCAAAGTTTAAATTGCCTGTTGAATTTGTTACCAGACCACACCCCCCAAAAGATCATGGCAAGGAAACATGTACAGCATATATCCATCCTAACGTATTATCCTCGCTAGAGATAAATCCGGGATCATTCTGTACCGTCGGTAAAGTCGGAGAAAATGGTGTCTTGGTAATAGCTAGAGCGGGCGATGAAGAAGTACATCCTGTTAATGTCATTACCCTTTCCAAGACTATACGATCAGTTGGGAACCTTATCCTTGGTGATCGCCTGAACTTAAAGAGAGCCCAGATACAACCGCCTTATGCCACTAAAGTCACCATAGGATCTCTACAAGGATGCGATATTTTGGAATGCATAGACGAAAAAGTAGTCCAAAAGCTATTAAATGATAGTGGAATTTTGATGCCTGgaatgatttttcaaaacttaAGAACAAACGCAGGTGATGAAAGCATTGATATTATAATTACAGATGTGAGCGATGATTCGCTTCCTGACGTCGGCCAACTAGATCTTAACTTGGACGAAGTGTACGGTGGACTAGATAACCAGTTTTATTTATCTCCACCTTTCATATTCAGGAAAGGTTCCACGCATATCACCTTTTCCAAACAAACGCAGGCAAATCGTAAATACAATCTTCCAGAGCCCATATCCTATGCAGCAGTGGGTGGCTTAGGCAAGGAGATTGAATCATTGAAAAGTGCTATAGAAATACCTCTTCATCAACCAACACTATTTAGCAGTTTTGGCGTTTCTCCTCCTCGAGGTATACTTCTCCACGGGCCCCCAGGTACCGGTAAAACTATGCTTTTAAGGGTTGTTGCGAATACATCCAACGCACACGTCCTAACCATTAACGGCCCCTCAATCGTCTCCAAATATCTTGGTGAGACTGAATCCGCATTAAGAGACATTTTTAACGAAGCCAGGAGGTACCAGCCTtccatcattttcattgaCGAAATCGATTCAATAGCACCAAATAGAGCAAACGATGACTCCGGCGAAGTCGAGAGTAGAGTCGTGGCAACATTGTTGACCCTAATGGATGGCATGAGCGCTGCAGGTAGGGTGGTTATAATTGCTGCTACAAACAGGCCAAACTCTGTCGATCCAGCTCTCAGAAGACCTGGTAGGTTTGACCAAGAAGTAGAAATTGGTATACCAGATGTGGATGCCCGATTTGACATTTTAACTAAGCAATTCTCAAGAATGTCTTCGGATCGTCATGTGTTAGATTCCGAAGCAATTAAGTACATTGCCTCTAAAACACATGGTTATGTTGGTGCTGATTTAACTGCTCTTTGTAGAGAATCAGTTATGAAAACAATTCAACGAGGGCTGGGAACAAATGCAAATGTCGACAAATTTTCCCTGAAAGTTACATTGAAAGACGTGGATAGTGCCATGGTGGAGATCAGACCCAGCGCAATGAGAGAAATCTTCTTAGAAATGCCGAAAGTATATTGGTCTGATATTGGTGGCCAAGAAGAGCTTAAaacgaagatgaaagaaatgataCAATTGCCTTTGGAAGCCTCGGAAACTTTTGCCAGGCTGGGAATTTCTGCGCCAAAGGGTGTTTTACTTTACGGGCCACCAGGATGTTCCAAGACATTAACCGCAAAAGCTCTCGCTACAGAATCCGGTATCAACTTCCTAGCCGTAAAAGGACctgaaattttcaacaagTATGTGGGTGAGTCCGAAAGAGCTATAAGAGAAATTTTCCGAAAAGCACGTTCTGCAGCGCCAAgtattatcttctttgatgaaatcGATGCCTTGTCTCCTGATAGGGATGGGAGTTCTACTTCCGCAGCCAATCACGTACTGACATCTTTACTCAATGAGATTGATGGTGTTGAGGAATTAAAGGGTGTAGTTATCGTAGCAGCGACGAATAGACCTGATGAAATAGATGCCGCTCTTCTAAGACCTGGTAGGTTAGATAGACATATTTACGTTGGCCCTCCAGACATAAACGCCCGCTTAGAGATCTTAAAGAAATGCACAAAGAAGTTTAATACAGAAGAGTCTGGAGTTGATCTTCATGAACTGGCAGACCGCACGGAAGGCTATTCCGGAGCTGAAGTTGTGCTGCTTTGCCAAGAAGCGGGACTGGCTGCCATCATGGATGATTTAGATGTCACAAAGGTGGAATTACGTCACTTTGAAAAGGCTTTTAAAGGAATTGCCAGAGGCATAACTCCAGAAATGCTCTCGTATTACGAAGAGTTTGCTCTTAGAAGTGGTTCATCTTCGTAG